A window from Salminus brasiliensis chromosome 7, fSalBra1.hap2, whole genome shotgun sequence encodes these proteins:
- the prpf38a gene encoding pre-mRNA-splicing factor 38A — translation MANRTVKDANSIHGTNPQYLVEKIIRTRIYESKYWKEECFGLTAELVVDKAMELKFVGGVYGGNIKPTPFLCLTLKMLQIQPEKDIIVEFIKNEDFKYVRLLGATYMRLTGTSVDCYKYLEPLYNDYRKIKTQNRNGEFEIMHVDEFIDELLHAERVCDVILPRLQKRQVLEEAELLDPRISALEEDLDEVESSDEEDEEEEKPERVQTPEPHRRSYRDIDRPRRSPSPRYRRSRSPRRRSRSPKRRSPSPRRERERDRHRSKSPRRHRSRSRDRRHRSKSPGHHRSHRHRSHSKSPESRSKKSHKRSRRGNE, via the exons ATGGCGAACAGGACAGTTAAAGATGCGAACAGTATACACGGAACAAATCCCCAATATCTCGTGGAGAAAATTATACGAACTCGAATCTACGAGTCTAAATACTGGAAAGAGGAGTGCTTCGGCCTCACAG CTGAACTTGTTGTGGACAAAGCAATGGAACTCAAGTTCGTTGGCGGAGTGTATGGCGGAAACATCAAACCTACACCTTTCTTATGTTTAACACTGAAGATGCTTCAGATTCAGCCTGAGAAGGACATCATTGTAGAGTTCATCAAAAACGAAGATTTCAA ATATGTTCGTTTGCTTGGAGCAACATATATGCGGCTGACAGGCACATCAGTGGACTGTTACAAGTATTTGGAACCGTTGTACAACGactacagaaaaataaaaacccaGAACAGAAATGGAG AGTTTGAGATAATGCATGTGGACGAGTTCATAGATGAGCTGCTTCATGCTGAGCGAGTGTGTGATGTCATTCTCCCAAGGCTTCAG AAGAGGCAAGTTCTGGAGGAAGCTGAGCTGTTAGATCCGCGTATCAGTGCCCTCGAGGAAGACCTGGATGAGGTGGAGTCCAGTGAcgaagaagatgaagaggaggagaag CCGGAGCGAGTACAGACACCGGAGCCACACAGACGGAGTTACAGAGATATTGACCGGCCTCGCAGGTCTCCCTCTCCTCGCTACAGACGAAGCCGATCACCCAGAAG ACGAAGCAGGTCCCCTAAGAGACGAAG CCCATCACCCAGACGTGAGCGAGAACGGGATCGCCATCGCAGTAAGAGTCCCCGCCGACACCGCAGCCGGTCCAGAGACAGGAGGCACCGCTCCAAATCTCCAG GTCACCACAGAAGCCACAGACATCGCAGCCACTCAAAGTCCCCAGAAAG CCGGTCGAAGAAGAGTCACAAGAGGAGTCGAAGAGGAAATGAGTGA
- the orc1 gene encoding origin recognition complex subunit 1, giving the protein MSRYYTMLRIRRTYKLEGNPVTEDRKLKRAYYKSLSIAVDGRPGKAVVSVGQYILIEGDDEDNPFVAQLLKLFCDDTGKKKKAVVQWFVRMCEVPHNKRKLLGRDPHPQEVFYYQDSSCDNEVDAETIMGAVQVKQIPAEAPFPDGEGKDTLFVKLLWDTKAFQVLDSELFQPPQSPKSPPPAQRASRLRSLPTPDPTVIKRAMTGVSARGSMSTGKMNSTEAESAHSASKLSAAKLLNAKRRSRVSSNPNIRKKLDLCSPSKKLTRDDVLGKLLDEDQEVEEDLATKLGSSPPPRISITIRLTPLSIPLKSCTQEGHLSIQRLDSQEKADASDLDNTASSRTPSRRRESTTVREPALAVLAEEEHEDSPPQTAATPRSKRKSAQRVSSRIKKQLNMLSSHDDLQSDGEDADDDGCFVPTKIDLDSSSDEEEEVKMDSEDELVVKRSRRTAGPKTPRSTEKRRASARTPRKTPSKKAAPSTPRTPRHATPSIPTRSLPARKPGNVLEEARLRLHVSSVPESLPCREQEFQDIYNFVESKIMDGTGGCMYISGVPGTGKTATVHEVIRSLQQAAEQDEIPQFHFLEINGMKMTDPHQAYVQILQKLTNQKATADHAAALLEKRFSMPAPKKETTVLLVDELDLLWTRKQNVMYNLFDWPTRRHARLVVLTIANTMDLPERIMMNRVASRLGLTRMSFQPYTFKQLQQIITSRLNRVKAFEEDALQLVSRKVAALSGDARRCLDICRRATEICEHSSQQSSTGLVGMSHVMEALDEMFSSAYIAAIRCTSLQEQLFLRAVIAEFRRLGLEEATFQQVFVQHQALCRMEGLQPVSVSEGLAVCQRLGACRLLLLEPSRLDLLLRVRLNVSQDDVLYALKAD; this is encoded by the exons ATGAGTCGCTATTACACCATGCTGCGTATACGAAGGACTTACAAACTGGAAGGCAACCCGGTTACTGAAGACAGGAAATTAAAGAGAGCGTATTATAA GTCTTTGTCTATTGCTGTCGATGGGAGACCGGGCAAAGCTGTGGTGTCTGTAGGCCAGTACATACTTATTGAAGGAGATGATGAGGACAACCCCTTTGTCGCACAGCTTCTGAAGCTTTTCTGTGATG ACActggaaagaagaaaaaggctGTGGTGCAATGGTTTGTACGTATGTGTGAAGTACCTCACAACAAAAGAAAGCTTCTGGGCAGAGACCCCCACCCTCAAGAAGTCTTTTACTACCAAGACAGCTCCTGTGACAACGAGGTGGATGCTGAGACGATTATGGGAGcagttcag GTTAAACAGATTCCTGCCGAGGCTCCATTTCCAGATGGGGAGGGCAAGGACACCCTTTTTGTTAAGCTTTTGTGGGACACCAAGGCATTTCAGGTTTTGGATTCTGAGCTGTTTCAGCCTCCTCAGAGCCCCAAATCTCCCCCACCTGCCCAGCGTGCATCCAGACTTCGTTCTCTTCCAACTCCGGACCCCACCGTAATAAAGAGGGCTATGACTGGTGTCAGCGCCCGCGGCAGCATGAGCACAGGCAAGATGAACTCGACTGAGGCAGAGTCGGCCCATTCTGCTTCTAAGCTTTCTGCAGCCAAATTACTGAACGCAAAGAGGAGAAGCAGAGTTTCTTCAAATCCAAACATTCGCAAGAAGTTGGACCTTTGCA GTCCAAGTAAAAAGCTTACTAGAGATGATGTTCTTGGTAAGTTATTGGATGAAGACCAGGAAGTGGAGGAAGACCTGGCCACTAAACTGGGCAGTTCACCACCTCCTCGTATCTCCATAACGATCAGGCTCACCCCACTCTCAATCCCTCTTAAATCTTGCACACAAGAGGGACATCTTTCCATTCAGCGTCTGGACAGCCAAGAAAAAGCAGATGCAAGTGACCTAGACAACACCGCTTCCAGCAG AACTCCATCCAGGAGAAGAGAGTCTACAACAGTCAGAGAGCCAGCTCTTGCTGTACT GGCTGAGGAAGAGCATGAAGATTCTCCTCCACAGACTGCTGCTACTCCACGCTCTAAAAGGAAGTCAGCCCAGCGTGTGTCTTCACGCATCAaaaagcagct GAATATGCTGAGTAGCCATGATGACCTGCAGTCTGATGGTGAAGATGCTGATGACGATGGCTGCTTCGTGCCTACTAAGATAGACCTAGACAGCAGTAGCGACGAGGAAGAGGAGGTGAAAATGGACAGTGAGGACGAACTTGTTGTGAAGAGGAGCAGGCGGACAGCGGGCCCAAAAACTCCTCGTTCTACTGAAAAGCGCAGAGCGTCTGCTAGAACACCGCGCAAAACTCCCAGCAAGAAG GCTGCGCCATCTACACCTCGGACACCTCGTCATGCCACCCCTAGCATTCCCACCAGAAGCCTGCCGGCCAGGAAGCCTGGGAATGTGCTAGAAGAGGCAAGGTTAAG GTTGCATGTGTCCTCAGTTCCTGAATCTCTACCATGTCGAGAACAGGAGTTCCAGGACATTTACAATTTTGTGGAGAGTAAGATCATGGATGGCACAGGAGG GTGCATGTATATCTCTGGTGTTCCTGGCACAGGGAAGACTGCCACAGTGCATGAAGTAATCAGATCTCTCCAGCAGGCAGCGGAGCAGGATGAGATCCCTCAGTTTCACTTCCTAGAAATCAATGGCATGAAGATGACTGACCCACACCAGGCTTATGTTCAGATACTGCAG AAACTGACTAATCAGAAGGCGACAGCAGATCATGCCGCAGCCCTACTAGAGAAGCGGTTCAGTATGCCCGCACCAAAAAAAGAGACCACAGTGCTGTTGGTGGATGAG CTGGACCTCTTGTGGACCAGGAAACAGAATGTCATGTATAACTTGTTTGACTGGCCAACAAGACGCCATGCCCGTCTGGTGGTGCTGACCATTGCAAACACTATGGACTTGCCTGAGAGAATCATGATGAACCGTGTGGCCAGTCGCCTG GGGCTGACGCGTATGTCCTTTCAGCCATACACTTTTaagcagctgcagcagattaTTACATCTCGGCTGAACAGGGTAAAGGCTTTTGAGGAAGATGCTCTTCAGCTGGTATCGAGAAAG GTGGCAGCTCTGTCGGGTGATGCACGCCGCTGTTTAGATATATGTAGGCGGGCCACAGAAATCTGTGAGCACTCCAGTCAACAGAGCAGCACCGGCTTGGTCGGCATGAGTCATGTGATGGAAGCTTTAGATGAGATGTTTTCTTCCGCCTATATTGCAGCTATCAG GTGTACCTCTTTGCAGGAGCAGCTCTTCTTGAGAGCAGTGATAGCAGAGTTTCGCAGGTTAGGTCTAGAAGAAGCTACTTTCCAACAG GTGTTTGTGCAGCACCAGGCTCTGTGTCGTATGGAGGGTCTGCAACCAGTAAGTGTGTCGGAGGGTCTGGCTGTATGTCAGAGACTGGGAGCCTGTCGTCTACTCCTTTTAGAGCCCAGCCGACTAGACTTGCTGCTCCGTGTTCGCCTAAACGTCAGCCAGGATGATGTGCTGTATGCCCTGAAGGCTGACTGA